In the Pungitius pungitius chromosome 5, fPunPun2.1, whole genome shotgun sequence genome, one interval contains:
- the naaladl1 gene encoding aminopeptidase NAALADL1: MIKQVLFGILGGALVLTAGILIGHYGIARSPYSWEKDLDESLVHKFLSEVDNVQIEQNLRELTKVPHMATTAGDEQTVQLMLKRWQDPDTGLDQAWREEYLVYLSFPDPTKPNKVTVVNAAADVLYTAREKEKVYTEDQKDPEVVQPYAAYSPPGEPKGKLVYANQGKPGDYKLLSEAVDLRGTIAITRYGGAGRADKAINAAPYGVVGVLVYTDPLDINDGLMSDASETYPHSWYMPPSGVERGSFNTRYGDMLTPYLAAKEETYRIPEENITGIPPIPIQPIGFEDAEKLICELGGTEAPVGWRGAFKCTYNFGGPGFKPTSAFRDSDVKLAIFNTAVTKNSSNVMGVIRGSEEPDRYVIYGNHRDSWVHGAIDPSSGTSVMLELTRVLGRMVKKGTWRPRRSIIFGSWGAEEFGLIGSAEYAEQYFAKLSERTVAYINVDIAVFANATLRASGMPSLQNVIFTAAKQVDAPGLGATSVYDNWIRYANRTSSAHGPVPRVGYLTGAGSDYAAFVHYLGIPSMDISYTYDRSKTNARIYPAYHTAYDTFDYASKFIDPGFTSHQAIARTAGNVLIRLADSLLLPLNCSDYAESLEDYLNTAVTLYQTQTQAQNISMEPLERAVASFRSAATHLDQVIRSSDPANETPLKVRRINDQLMLLDRAFLDPLAFPDKHAYRHVIWASSSAGKPTFPGLADAFANAETTGQAGDWAKVHYHLSVLSQAIEGAAHTLVDVI, from the exons ATGATCAAGCAAGTGTTGTTTGGGATTCTGGGTGGCGCTCTCGTGCTGACCGCCGGGATCCTGATCGGCCACTACGGCATCGCCAGGAGCCCCTACTCCTGGGAGAAGGACCTGGACGAGAGCCTCGTCCACAAGTTTCTGTCTGAGGTGGACAACGTCCAGATTGAGCAAAACCTCCG TGAGCTGACCAAAGTGCCCCACATGGCCACCACGGCTGGAGACGAGCAGACGGTGCAGCTCATGCTGAAGAGGTGGCAGGACCCCGACACGGGTCTGGACCAGGCCTGGAGAGAGGAGTACCTGGTCTACCTGTCCTTCCCTGACCCCACGAAACCCAACAAGGTCACTGTCG TGAACGCCGCCGCCGACGTGCTGTACACCgcgagggagaaggagaaggtctACACCGAGGACCAAAAGGACCCCGAGGTGGTGCAGCCGTACGCCGCGTACTCCCCCCCCGGAGAGCCGAAG GGGAAACTGGTGTACGCCAACCAGGGGAAACCAGGTGACTACAAGCTGTTAAGTGAGGCGGTGGACTTGAGAGGAACGATCGCAATCACCAGATATGGCGGCGCGGGAAGAGCCGACAAA GCCATCAACGCGGCACCCTACGGAGTCGTCGGCGTGCTGGTCTACACGGACCCCCTGGACATCAACGACGGCCTCATGTCGGACGCCAGCGAGACGTATCCTCACTCCTGGTACATGCCGCCATCTGGCGTGGAGAGAGGGTCGTTCAACACTCGCTATGGCGACATGCTCACTCCTTACCTGGCTGCCAAAG aGGAAACTTACAGAATTCCAGAGGAGAACATCACTGGGATCCCTCCCATTCCAATCCAACCCATCGGGTTCGAGGATGCCGAAAAGCTCATCTG tgaGCTTGGTGGAACGGAAGCTCCGGTTGGTTGGCGGGGAGCATTCAAATGCACCTACAACTTCGGCGGCCCGGGGTTCAAACCGACGTCTGCCTTCAGAGACAG CGATGTGAAACTGGCAATCTTCAACACCGCAGTGACAAAGAACTCCTCCAATGTGATGGGGGTGATCCGAGGGAGCGAGGAGCCAG aCCGGTACGTGATCTACGGGAACCACAGGGACAGCTGGGTTCACGGCGCCATCGACCCAAGCAGCGGGACCTCCGTCATGCTGGAACTGACCCGAGTGCTGGGCAGGATGGTGAAGAAGG GCACCTGGAGGCCTCGCAGGTCCATCATCTTTGGAAGCTGGGGGGCGGAGGAGTTTGGCCTCATCGGGTCGGCAGAGTACGCCGAG cAATACTTCGCCAAGCTAAGTGAGCGAACTGTTGCTTACATCAACGTGGATATAGCTGTTTTTG CCAACGCCACTCTCAGGGCCTCTGGGATGCCTTCCCTTCAGAACGTCATCTTCACAGCCGCGAAACAG GTCGATGCGCCCGGGCTGGGCGCCACATCTGTGTACGACAACTGGATCCGATACGCCAACAGGACCAGCTCGGCCCACGGACCCGTTCCCAG GGTGGGATACTTGACAGGAGCAGGGAGTGATTACGCCGCCTTCGTCCATTACCTGGGAATCCCTTCGATGGACATTTCGTACACATACGACAGG AGTAAAACAAATGCCCGGATATACCCGGCGTACCACACAGCGTACGACACCTTCGACTACGCTTCAAAGTTCATTGATCCCG GGTTCACCAGCCACCAGGCCATCGCCAGGACGGCAGGAAACGTCCTGATCCGACTGGCTGACAGCCTGCTGTTGCCGTTGAACTGCAGCGACTACGCAGAGAGTCTGGAGGACTACCTCAACACAGCAGTCACCCTTTATCAGACCCAAACGCAAGCTCAGAACATCTCCATGG AACCACTGGAACGCGCCGTGGCCAGCTTTCGCAGCGCGGCTACTCATCTGGACCAGGTGATCCGCAGCTCCGACCCGGCCAATGAAAC GCCGCTGAAGGTCAGGAGGATCAACGACCAGCTCATGCTGCTGGACCGAGCCTTCTTGGACCCCCTGGCCTTCCCAGATAAACACGCATACAG GCATGTTATCTGGGCCTCGAGTAGCGCCGGTAAGCCAACCTTCCCGGGTCTGGCTGATGCCTTCGCCAACGCCGAGACCACGGGGCAAGCCGGCGACTGGGCCAAAGTGCACTACCACCTGTCGGTCCTGAGCCAGGCCATCGAGGGCGCGGCGCACACACTGGTTGACGTCatatag